From a region of the Corallococcus coralloides DSM 2259 genome:
- a CDS encoding glycosyltransferase family 2 protein: MLVSLVIPVYNEIPTLAEILRRCIAVDFPKELVLVDDCSKDGSREFLRQLSEQGLGILGGTPTNRNEIRVLFQENNQGKGAALRRGFAEATGDIILVQDADLEYDPRDIPRVIQPILDGDADVVFGSRFIGSPRRVLYYWHTVLNNLLTMLSNMTSGLNLTDMETCYKAFRAEVLRSVHVEEDRFGFEPEITAKVARGNWRVFEVPISYHGRTYEEGKKIGWKDGVRALYAIGKYSLKR, from the coding sequence ATGCTCGTCTCGCTCGTCATCCCCGTCTACAACGAGATTCCCACCCTGGCGGAAATCCTCCGGCGCTGCATCGCCGTGGACTTCCCCAAGGAGCTCGTCCTGGTGGACGACTGCTCGAAGGACGGCAGCCGCGAATTCCTCCGCCAGCTGTCCGAACAGGGCCTGGGCATCCTGGGGGGCACGCCGACGAACCGGAACGAAATCCGCGTGCTCTTCCAGGAGAACAACCAGGGCAAGGGGGCCGCGCTGCGCCGGGGCTTCGCCGAGGCCACGGGGGACATCATCCTCGTGCAGGACGCGGACCTGGAATACGACCCCCGGGACATCCCCCGGGTCATCCAGCCCATCCTCGACGGAGACGCGGACGTCGTCTTCGGCAGCCGCTTCATCGGGTCGCCGCGCCGGGTGCTGTACTACTGGCACACCGTCCTCAACAACCTGCTCACCATGCTCTCCAACATGACGAGCGGGCTGAACCTCACGGACATGGAGACCTGCTACAAGGCCTTCCGCGCGGAGGTGCTGCGCTCCGTGCACGTGGAGGAGGACCGGTTCGGCTTCGAGCCCGAAATCACCGCCAAGGTGGCGCGCGGCAACTGGCGCGTCTTCGAGGTGCCCATCAGCTACCATGGGCGCACCTACGAGGAGGGCAAGAAGATTGGCTGGAAGGACGGCGTGCGCGCCCTCTACGCCATCGGGAAGTACTCCCTGAAGCGCTGA
- a CDS encoding rod shape-determining protein — protein sequence MFDWLHTLFSRDLAIDLGTANTLIYIRGQGIVSNEPSVVAVQQDSRGGKKVLAVGKEAKEMLGRTPGNIVAIRPMKDGVIADFEITAAMLRYFIQSAHNRKTLVNPRIIIGIPSGITEVERRAVREAAANAGAREVYLIEQPMAAAIGAGLPVTEPSGNMIVDIGGGTSDVAVISLAGIVFAKSVRIGGDKLDEAIIQYVKRKYNLLIGERTAELIKMGIGTAYPTDEVMTMEIKGRDLVAGVPRTLTVSSDEVRDALAEPVNGIVEAVKLTLERTPPELAGDIADRGIVLAGGGALLKNLDTLLREETGLPVFLAEDPLSAVVIGAGKALESLDILRQVCQPG from the coding sequence ATGTTCGACTGGCTCCACACCCTGTTTTCGCGCGACCTCGCCATCGACCTGGGTACGGCGAACACGCTCATCTACATCCGCGGCCAGGGCATCGTGTCCAACGAGCCCTCCGTCGTGGCGGTGCAGCAGGACTCGCGCGGCGGCAAGAAGGTGCTCGCCGTGGGCAAGGAGGCCAAGGAGATGCTCGGCAGGACGCCGGGCAACATCGTGGCCATCCGGCCCATGAAGGACGGCGTCATCGCCGACTTCGAAATCACCGCCGCGATGCTGCGCTACTTCATCCAGAGCGCGCACAACCGCAAGACGCTGGTGAACCCGCGCATCATCATCGGCATCCCGTCCGGCATCACGGAGGTGGAGCGCCGCGCGGTGCGTGAGGCGGCCGCCAACGCGGGCGCGCGCGAGGTCTACCTCATCGAGCAGCCCATGGCCGCGGCGATTGGCGCGGGCCTGCCGGTGACGGAGCCCAGCGGCAACATGATTGTGGACATCGGCGGTGGCACGTCCGACGTCGCGGTCATCAGCCTCGCGGGCATCGTGTTCGCCAAGTCCGTGCGCATCGGCGGCGACAAGCTGGACGAGGCGATCATCCAGTACGTCAAGCGCAAGTACAACCTGCTCATCGGTGAGCGCACGGCGGAGCTCATCAAGATGGGCATCGGCACGGCGTACCCGACGGACGAGGTCATGACCATGGAGATCAAGGGTCGCGACCTGGTGGCCGGTGTGCCGCGCACGCTGACGGTGTCCAGCGACGAGGTGCGCGACGCGCTCGCGGAGCCCGTCAACGGCATCGTCGAAGCGGTGAAGCTGACGCTGGAGCGCACGCCGCCGGAGTTGGCCGGTGACATCGCGGACCGCGGCATCGTGCTGGCCGGCGGCGGCGCGCTGCTCAAGAACCTGGACACGCTGCTCCGCGAGGAGACAGGCCTGCCGGTGTTCCTCGCGGAGGACCCGCTGTCCGCCGTGGTGATTGGCGCGGGCAAGGCGCTGGAGTCCTTGGACATCCTCCGCCAGGTCTGCCAGCCGGGCTGA
- a CDS encoding c-type cytochrome, whose amino-acid sequence MNLRMKLLVVPCAALSFAGGVALATSPESKAAPQAQALPKHVVPASKDGNLVLGLCDGETSLEVQGVKDGQKLTRAQAITATAQLMDDWRKKNPNANWDDVPGPVLAQATPPAAKKSPPPAPQPNPGSKPSGNDVRQGGVGAETGARAVPQQQKTNLQTGHTYGAFSERDEQVWAASVQETVKEGHRVFHDAEALGGTIGVSCDMCHPDAANTHPETYPKYQVQLGRTALLRDMINWCIENPVRGKPLADGDPKMRAMEAYIYAQRKGVKLEYGKH is encoded by the coding sequence ATGAACCTGCGAATGAAGCTGCTCGTGGTCCCGTGCGCGGCCCTGTCCTTCGCTGGCGGCGTGGCGCTCGCCACGTCCCCGGAGTCGAAGGCCGCCCCCCAGGCGCAAGCCCTGCCCAAGCACGTCGTGCCCGCGTCCAAGGACGGCAACCTGGTGCTGGGCCTGTGCGACGGGGAGACGTCCCTGGAAGTGCAAGGCGTGAAGGACGGCCAGAAGCTCACGCGTGCCCAGGCCATCACCGCCACCGCGCAGTTGATGGATGACTGGCGCAAGAAGAACCCGAACGCGAACTGGGATGACGTGCCCGGCCCGGTGCTGGCACAGGCCACGCCTCCGGCCGCGAAGAAGAGCCCGCCGCCCGCGCCCCAGCCCAACCCCGGCTCGAAGCCCTCGGGCAACGACGTGCGCCAGGGCGGCGTGGGCGCGGAGACGGGCGCCAGGGCGGTGCCCCAGCAGCAGAAGACGAACCTCCAGACGGGTCACACCTACGGCGCGTTCTCGGAACGTGACGAGCAGGTGTGGGCGGCCTCCGTGCAGGAGACCGTGAAGGAGGGCCACCGCGTGTTCCACGACGCGGAGGCGCTGGGCGGCACGATTGGCGTGTCGTGCGACATGTGCCATCCGGACGCGGCCAACACGCACCCGGAGACCTACCCGAAGTACCAGGTGCAGCTGGGCCGCACGGCGCTGCTGCGCGACATGATCAACTGGTGCATCGAGAACCCGGTGCGCGGCAAGCCGCTGGCGGACGGCGACCCGAAGATGCGCGCGATGGAGGCGTACATCTACGCGCAGCGCAAGGGCGTGAAGTTGGAGTACGGCAAGCACTGA
- a CDS encoding metallophosphoesterase family protein produces MANKFQSIETKHYAERDAFFEGLRKLDRRAFMRVAGISAGIVAGMGKLTPNSFQLVNVAEAQGEKPKFSFAYISDTHLYENKLNDRFVRAILKAVDDVNALDPQPDFVLFGGDLAQLGQAGELKLGAQILKSVKAPIKMMVGEHDWFLDMGELWRDLFGAPNYSFDHKGVHFVVLNSILEKDFWTERKLSPMERMKIVAGLDNGIQSRFEVGAEQRQWLQNDLAKVAKTTPVIVFSHSPLYKYYKPWNFWTDDADEVQAILKPYEKVTVIHGHTHQLLSNRIGNISFHGMLSTAWPWPYAPEGLPSLTVPMNRADPFSQFDGCGNGRMDVLESGLVDKLYNLWQRDPITVRASYLGSGGKQSAPPKPKLPTY; encoded by the coding sequence ATGGCAAACAAGTTCCAGAGCATCGAGACGAAGCACTACGCCGAGCGCGACGCCTTCTTCGAGGGTCTGCGCAAGCTGGACCGCCGCGCCTTCATGCGCGTCGCCGGCATCTCCGCCGGCATTGTCGCGGGCATGGGCAAGCTCACGCCCAACAGCTTCCAGTTGGTCAACGTGGCGGAGGCGCAGGGAGAGAAGCCCAAGTTCTCCTTCGCGTACATCTCCGACACGCACCTGTACGAGAACAAGCTCAACGACCGCTTCGTGCGCGCCATCCTCAAGGCCGTGGACGACGTGAACGCGCTGGACCCCCAGCCGGACTTCGTCCTCTTCGGCGGTGACCTGGCGCAGCTGGGCCAGGCCGGCGAGCTCAAGCTGGGCGCTCAAATCCTCAAGTCCGTGAAGGCCCCCATCAAGATGATGGTGGGCGAGCACGACTGGTTCCTGGACATGGGCGAGTTGTGGCGCGACCTGTTCGGCGCGCCCAACTACTCCTTCGACCACAAGGGCGTGCACTTCGTGGTGCTCAACTCCATCCTGGAGAAGGACTTCTGGACGGAGCGGAAGCTCTCCCCCATGGAGCGCATGAAGATCGTCGCCGGCCTGGACAATGGCATCCAGTCCCGCTTCGAAGTGGGCGCCGAGCAGCGCCAGTGGCTCCAGAACGACCTGGCCAAGGTGGCGAAGACGACGCCCGTCATCGTCTTCAGCCATTCGCCGCTCTACAAGTACTACAAGCCCTGGAACTTCTGGACCGACGACGCGGACGAGGTGCAGGCCATCCTCAAGCCGTACGAGAAGGTCACCGTCATCCACGGCCACACGCACCAGTTGCTCAGCAACCGCATTGGCAACATCTCCTTCCACGGGATGCTGTCCACCGCGTGGCCGTGGCCGTACGCGCCGGAAGGCCTGCCCTCGCTCACGGTGCCCATGAATCGCGCGGATCCGTTCAGCCAGTTCGACGGCTGCGGCAACGGCCGCATGGACGTGCTGGAGTCGGGGCTCGTGGACAAGCTCTACAACCTCTGGCAGCGCGACCCCATCACCGTGCGCGCCAGCTACCTGGGCTCCGGTGGCAAGCAGTCCGCGCCCCCCAAGCCCAAGCTGCCCACCTACTAG
- a CDS encoding cytochrome-c peroxidase yields the protein MRLPSGVVTMLAVVLNSGVGLAAPPPSQPANATPPPLPPGVSATLWRLSVPKGSEPTPERVALGEKLFRDKRLSVDNTVACMTCHEPELGFTDGKPLSEGVKQQKVTRNSPTVLNALFNATQFWDGRSATLEDQAKLPILNPREMGMPDPDTVVKKVRGIPEYVTDFQKVFGREPNFDDLAVAIAAFERMQFSGDARFDRFIAGDSKALTASEKNGWALFNGKARCNSCHAGNAVSPLFSDQKFHNIGVAAHKQDFVTLARKGVQVVRTGDEKQIDELALNSEFSELGRFLVTKQENDVGSFKTPILRNVGITGPYMHDGSLTTLWDVMDHYNKGGVANPYLDGGMQRLGLTEPEIDDLVAFLFTLTDTKFDKLNKEQLAKQRARKNTRPERDTATAMGKKGNLGDLAPNPDLNVKNPADLGIYGDVTPVTTTKQR from the coding sequence ATGCGGCTGCCCTCGGGCGTCGTCACGATGCTCGCCGTGGTGCTCAACTCCGGCGTAGGACTGGCAGCACCTCCCCCTTCACAACCCGCGAATGCGACACCGCCGCCACTGCCGCCGGGCGTCTCCGCGACGCTGTGGCGGCTCTCGGTGCCCAAGGGCTCCGAGCCCACGCCGGAGCGGGTGGCGCTGGGGGAGAAGCTCTTCCGGGACAAGCGCCTCTCCGTGGACAACACCGTGGCCTGCATGACGTGCCACGAGCCGGAGCTGGGCTTCACCGACGGCAAGCCGCTGTCCGAGGGCGTCAAGCAGCAGAAGGTGACGCGCAACAGCCCCACCGTCCTCAACGCCCTCTTCAACGCCACCCAGTTCTGGGACGGCCGCTCGGCCACGCTGGAGGACCAGGCGAAGCTGCCCATCCTCAACCCGCGTGAGATGGGCATGCCGGACCCCGACACCGTCGTGAAGAAGGTGCGCGGCATCCCCGAGTACGTCACCGACTTCCAGAAGGTGTTCGGCCGCGAGCCCAACTTCGACGACCTGGCCGTCGCCATCGCCGCGTTCGAACGGATGCAGTTCTCCGGCGACGCGCGCTTCGACAGGTTCATCGCGGGCGACAGCAAGGCGCTCACCGCGTCGGAGAAGAACGGCTGGGCGCTCTTCAACGGCAAGGCGCGCTGCAACTCCTGCCACGCGGGCAACGCCGTCTCCCCGCTGTTCAGCGACCAGAAGTTCCACAACATCGGCGTCGCCGCGCACAAGCAGGACTTCGTCACCCTGGCGCGCAAGGGCGTGCAGGTGGTGCGCACCGGCGATGAGAAGCAGATCGACGAGCTGGCGCTCAACTCGGAGTTCTCCGAGCTGGGCCGTTTCCTCGTCACCAAGCAGGAGAACGACGTGGGCTCGTTCAAGACGCCCATCCTGCGCAACGTGGGCATCACCGGTCCGTACATGCATGACGGGTCGCTCACCACGCTGTGGGACGTGATGGACCACTACAACAAGGGCGGCGTGGCCAATCCCTACCTCGACGGGGGGATGCAGCGGCTGGGGCTCACGGAGCCTGAAATCGACGACCTGGTGGCGTTCCTCTTCACCCTCACGGACACGAAGTTCGACAAGCTCAACAAGGAGCAGCTGGCGAAGCAGCGCGCCCGGAAGAACACCCGGCCGGAGCGGGACACCGCCACCGCCATGGGCAAGAAGGGCAACCTGGGCGACCTGGCTCCGAACCCGGATCTGAACGTGAAGAACCCGGCGGACCTGGGCATCTACGGCGACGTCACCCCGGTGACGACCACCAAGCAGCGGTAA
- a CDS encoding cation:proton antiporter: MASSLANPSLTLGLSLVAGILAQLVARHLSVPGIVVLLSAGVLLGPEALGLIQPASLGPALQTVVGFSVSVILFEGAMSLDVRKLRREARSIQRLVTLGAAITAVGGTLAARALMGWDWKVSALFGTLVMVTGPTVITPLLRRVRVTHRVATVLEAEGIFVDAVGAIIAVVALDMALHAEEGPWLLVSALGSRWGVGLAVGGITGLLITVGLRKASWVPEDMTNVFALALVLGAFQVSNALAPESGVLAAIAAGLVVGNGKVPARREVLAFKEQLTLMLLGMLFILLAADMRLSQVTALGWRGLLTVLVLMLMVRPVAVAASTAGSGLSRNEKAFIAWLGPRGIVAAAVASLFATRLGDQGVQEGQALRALVFLVIGVTVVVQGLSGGLVAGLLGVRRVVPRGYVLLGANALARQVAHALQARDQVVLLVDSSDATLKRAQQEGFRVLFGNGLDERTLLRAEPEGRQGFVGLTHNEGVNLLFAERVRALQRTARSYTALHRGHVGVSTDTVSATGGHVLFGAERDLDVWVARCEQGAVSRESWRLEAPQVETLMPPASGNLEEALVPLVLEREAGTVLFDESTIPVAGDRVDFLVAHGRKDEAHAWLSAHGWRLVTSDVPIPDTLPPPGPRDR, encoded by the coding sequence ATGGCCTCTTCCCTCGCCAATCCCTCCCTGACGCTGGGGCTGTCGCTCGTCGCCGGAATCCTCGCGCAGCTCGTGGCCCGGCACCTGAGCGTGCCCGGCATCGTCGTGCTCCTGTCCGCGGGCGTGTTGCTCGGTCCGGAGGCCCTGGGCCTCATCCAGCCCGCGTCCCTGGGGCCCGCGCTCCAGACCGTGGTGGGCTTCTCCGTGTCCGTCATCCTCTTCGAGGGCGCCATGAGCCTGGACGTGCGCAAGCTGCGCCGCGAGGCCCGCTCCATCCAGCGGCTCGTGACCCTGGGCGCCGCCATCACCGCCGTGGGTGGCACGCTCGCCGCCCGCGCACTCATGGGCTGGGACTGGAAGGTGTCCGCCCTGTTCGGCACCCTGGTCATGGTGACCGGCCCCACCGTCATCACGCCGCTCTTGCGCCGCGTGCGCGTCACCCACCGCGTCGCCACCGTGCTGGAGGCCGAGGGCATCTTCGTGGACGCCGTGGGCGCCATCATCGCCGTGGTCGCGCTGGACATGGCGCTGCACGCGGAGGAAGGGCCGTGGCTGCTGGTGAGCGCGCTGGGCTCGCGCTGGGGCGTGGGGCTCGCCGTGGGCGGCATCACGGGGCTCCTCATCACCGTGGGCCTGCGCAAGGCCTCGTGGGTGCCGGAGGACATGACCAACGTCTTCGCCCTGGCCCTGGTGCTGGGGGCCTTCCAGGTGAGCAACGCGCTCGCGCCGGAGAGCGGCGTGCTGGCCGCCATCGCCGCGGGGCTCGTCGTGGGCAACGGCAAGGTGCCCGCCCGCCGGGAGGTGCTCGCCTTCAAGGAGCAGCTCACCCTGATGTTGCTGGGCATGCTCTTCATCCTCCTGGCCGCGGACATGCGGCTGTCCCAGGTGACGGCGCTGGGCTGGCGCGGTCTCCTCACTGTGCTCGTCCTGATGCTCATGGTGCGGCCCGTGGCCGTCGCCGCCTCCACCGCCGGCTCCGGCCTGTCCCGCAACGAGAAGGCCTTCATCGCGTGGCTGGGCCCGCGCGGCATCGTCGCCGCCGCCGTGGCCTCGCTGTTCGCCACGCGCCTGGGGGACCAGGGCGTGCAGGAGGGCCAGGCCCTGCGCGCGCTGGTGTTCCTGGTCATCGGCGTGACGGTGGTGGTGCAGGGCCTGTCTGGCGGCCTGGTGGCGGGGCTCCTGGGTGTGCGCCGCGTGGTGCCCCGGGGTTATGTCCTCCTGGGTGCCAACGCGCTCGCGCGGCAGGTGGCGCACGCACTCCAGGCGCGCGACCAGGTCGTGCTCCTCGTGGACTCCAGCGACGCCACGCTCAAGCGCGCGCAGCAGGAGGGCTTCCGCGTCCTCTTCGGCAACGGGCTGGACGAGCGCACGCTCCTGCGCGCGGAGCCCGAAGGGCGCCAGGGCTTCGTGGGCCTCACCCACAACGAGGGCGTCAACCTCCTCTTCGCCGAGCGCGTGCGTGCACTCCAGCGCACCGCCCGCAGCTACACCGCCCTGCACCGGGGCCACGTGGGTGTATCCACGGACACCGTGAGCGCCACCGGCGGCCACGTCCTCTTTGGCGCGGAGCGCGACCTGGACGTCTGGGTGGCGCGCTGTGAACAGGGCGCCGTGTCCCGCGAGTCCTGGCGCCTGGAGGCCCCGCAGGTGGAGACCCTCATGCCTCCCGCCAGCGGCAACCTGGAGGAGGCGCTGGTTCCTCTCGTGCTGGAGCGCGAGGCCGGCACCGTCCTCTTCGACGAGTCCACCATCCCCGTGGCGGGCGACCGCGTGGACTTCCTTGTCGCGCACGGACGGAAAGATGAAGCCCACGCGTGGCTTTCCGCCCACGGCTGGCGTCTCGTGACGTCTGACGTTCCAATCCCAGACACTCTCCCTCCCCCTGGACCTAGAGACCGTTGA
- a CDS encoding PAS domain-containing hybrid sensor histidine kinase/response regulator, whose translation MEGSADTGQGKDSSEDSAEELYENAPCGYLSTSPEGRILKVNQTFLTWTGYSREALLGGKRFWELLTVAGRIFHETHYAPLLQMQGFVHELSLDLVCADGRPLPALINSEQKRDALGRPRSIRTTLFNMTERKRYERELLMSRRKAEQLAQAKAALLATLSHEVRNPLNAITAATRLLGMTPLSDKQSKYLRILGSASGNLLALVNDILDWSKIEAGKLSLEQREFSLRELLGDILNGQAARAEEKRLLLQMETDEQVPAVLLGDPVKLGQILTNLVSNALKFTEKGGVKVSVVLRSRDGDACDLAFQVSDTGIGIPPDRLAAIFEEYTQANYDIGMKYGGTGLGLSISRKLVALHGSKMVVESEVGRGTRFSFDLRLKSVAGGAAAGTAPSSAASPQALRGLKVLVVEDNEVNTYVLARWFEHWGVSFDAARNGHEAVERLRQGGYELVLMDLHMPVLDGYDALKVIRQLPDERLRQIPIIAISASTRAWQESNVLASGFTDFIGKPFDEGVLFRKMARCTSRETPEAPAPPPEAAPPASGAAADSLVLAPDFSFTKLRQWGAGDAQASSALARSSVQALEQARLALTAALKKGAPDEYERACEALTGTLHLLEAHGLAAALRRARALLAGNAPDSTRVQAAVFAIDWEVENLVGALVAIASEAAA comes from the coding sequence ATGGAAGGGAGCGCTGACACGGGGCAGGGGAAGGACTCTTCCGAGGACTCGGCGGAAGAGCTCTATGAGAATGCTCCGTGTGGCTACCTCTCCACGAGCCCGGAGGGGCGCATCCTCAAGGTCAACCAGACCTTCCTGACCTGGACGGGCTACTCCAGGGAGGCCTTGCTGGGCGGCAAGCGGTTCTGGGAGCTGCTCACGGTCGCGGGCCGCATCTTCCACGAAACCCACTACGCCCCGCTGCTCCAGATGCAGGGCTTCGTCCACGAGCTCTCGCTGGACCTCGTCTGCGCGGACGGCCGTCCGCTGCCTGCCCTGATCAACTCCGAGCAGAAGCGAGACGCGCTCGGAAGGCCGCGCTCCATCCGGACGACGCTCTTCAACATGACGGAGCGCAAGCGCTACGAACGCGAGCTGCTGATGTCCCGCCGCAAGGCGGAGCAGCTGGCCCAGGCCAAGGCGGCGCTGCTCGCGACCCTCAGCCATGAGGTCCGCAACCCCCTCAACGCCATCACCGCCGCCACGCGGCTTCTGGGGATGACGCCGCTCTCCGACAAGCAGTCGAAGTACCTGCGCATCCTCGGCTCCGCGTCCGGCAACCTGCTCGCGCTGGTCAACGACATCCTGGACTGGAGCAAAATAGAGGCGGGCAAGCTCTCGCTGGAGCAACGCGAGTTCTCTCTCCGGGAGCTGCTCGGCGACATCCTGAATGGCCAGGCCGCCCGGGCCGAGGAGAAGCGCCTGCTGCTCCAGATGGAGACCGACGAGCAGGTCCCGGCCGTTCTCCTGGGGGACCCCGTCAAGCTCGGGCAGATCCTCACGAACCTCGTGAGCAACGCCCTCAAGTTCACGGAGAAGGGTGGGGTCAAGGTCAGCGTGGTCCTCCGGTCCCGGGACGGCGACGCGTGTGACCTGGCCTTCCAGGTGAGTGACACGGGGATCGGGATTCCACCGGACCGCCTTGCCGCCATCTTCGAGGAGTACACCCAGGCGAACTACGACATCGGGATGAAGTACGGCGGGACGGGGCTGGGCCTCTCCATCAGCCGGAAGCTGGTGGCGCTGCATGGCAGCAAGATGGTCGTGGAGAGCGAGGTGGGAAGGGGAACACGCTTCTCCTTCGACCTGCGCTTGAAGTCCGTGGCGGGGGGCGCCGCCGCCGGCACGGCTCCCAGCAGCGCGGCGTCTCCGCAGGCCCTGCGGGGCCTGAAGGTGCTCGTGGTCGAGGACAACGAGGTCAATACCTACGTGCTCGCCCGTTGGTTCGAACACTGGGGGGTGTCGTTCGACGCCGCCAGGAACGGACACGAGGCGGTGGAGCGCCTCCGCCAGGGGGGCTACGAGCTCGTCCTCATGGACCTGCACATGCCGGTGCTGGATGGCTATGACGCGTTGAAGGTCATCCGGCAGCTCCCGGACGAGCGGCTCCGCCAGATTCCCATCATCGCCATCTCGGCCTCCACGCGGGCCTGGCAGGAGAGCAACGTCCTGGCCTCGGGGTTCACGGACTTCATCGGCAAGCCTTTCGACGAGGGCGTCCTGTTCCGGAAGATGGCGCGGTGCACTTCCCGCGAGACTCCCGAGGCGCCCGCGCCTCCGCCGGAAGCCGCCCCGCCTGCCTCCGGGGCCGCCGCGGACTCCCTGGTCCTGGCGCCTGACTTCAGCTTCACGAAGCTGAGGCAGTGGGGGGCGGGAGATGCGCAGGCGAGCTCGGCGCTGGCCCGCTCTTCCGTCCAGGCGCTGGAGCAGGCCCGGCTGGCGCTCACGGCCGCGCTCAAGAAGGGTGCCCCCGACGAGTACGAGCGCGCGTGCGAGGCCCTCACGGGGACCCTGCACCTGCTCGAAGCGCACGGGCTCGCGGCAGCCCTCCGCCGTGCCCGGGCACTGCTCGCCGGCAATGCCCCGGACTCCACGCGGGTGCAGGCCGCGGTGTTCGCAATCGACTGGGAGGTGGAGAACCTCGTCGGAGCACTCGTCGCCATCGCGAGCGAGGCCGCCGCCTGA
- a CDS encoding alpha/beta fold hydrolase produces MNVLARNNVKVKGEGAQPMVFSHGFGCDQNMWRFVAPAFEQDYRTVLFDHVGAGGSELAAYDRNRYATLDGYADDVLRICHELRLEQTVFVGHSVSAMVGVLAAIKEPERFARLVLIGPSPCYINDGEYVGGFSREDILQLLESLDDNYLGWSSTMAPVIMGNPDRPELGSELTNSFCRMDPDIAKQFAKVTFLSDHRADLPKVKTPSLVLQCSNDVIAGDAVGEYVCRQLPAGQLVRLKATGHCPNLSAPEETIAAMKPFLGS; encoded by the coding sequence ATGAACGTTCTTGCCCGGAACAACGTCAAGGTGAAGGGGGAGGGCGCGCAGCCCATGGTGTTCTCCCATGGCTTCGGCTGCGACCAGAACATGTGGCGGTTCGTCGCGCCCGCGTTCGAGCAGGACTACCGCACCGTGCTCTTCGACCACGTGGGGGCTGGCGGCTCGGAGCTCGCGGCCTATGACCGCAACCGGTACGCAACGCTGGACGGATACGCCGATGACGTCCTGCGGATCTGCCACGAGCTGCGGCTCGAGCAGACGGTCTTCGTCGGTCACTCGGTGAGCGCGATGGTGGGCGTGCTGGCGGCCATCAAGGAGCCGGAGCGCTTCGCCCGGCTCGTGCTCATCGGCCCCTCGCCCTGCTACATCAACGACGGCGAGTATGTCGGCGGCTTCTCCCGCGAGGACATCCTGCAGTTGCTGGAATCGCTCGATGACAACTACCTGGGCTGGTCCAGCACGATGGCGCCCGTGATCATGGGCAACCCGGACCGGCCCGAGCTTGGCTCGGAGCTCACCAACAGCTTCTGCCGCATGGATCCCGACATCGCGAAGCAGTTCGCGAAGGTGACCTTCCTCTCCGACCACCGGGCCGACCTCCCGAAGGTCAAGACGCCCTCCCTCGTGCTCCAGTGCTCGAACGACGTCATCGCCGGGGATGCGGTGGGGGAGTACGTGTGCCGGCAGTTGCCCGCGGGTCAGCTGGTCCGCCTCAAGGCGACCGGACACTGCCCGAACCTGAGCGCTCCCGAAGAAACCATCGCTGCGATGAAGCCCTTCCTGGGCTCCTGA